Part of the Pseudobacteriovorax antillogorgiicola genome, TAAATTCTAACGGTCAGCTCCAAGGGACAACGCACTCAGAAGTATCCTTAGACTCCGCCAGTATTGAAAGAATCTGGCTTCAAACTAGTGGTACCAGTGGTACCAAGAAGTGGGTTGGTTACAACGATCACGGCATTCTTCATCAGCTTCAGAGTCACGAGGGATTCTTCAGCGAACAACGGGGTGCCCTGAGGCTATCTTTGCTGCCAAACACCCATGCATTCGGATTGATTCTTGATCAGTTACTTGGGCTATGGATCGGTCAGTCGCTATTCCTTCTTGCTCATAAAAGCCTTGGAATTCGAAATCTATATCAGTTCATGAGCATCGGCCAAGAATTTGTTTCAGCTATGGTTCCCAGGCAACTTGAAATTTTTTTGCATTCTTTAGAGGCTCAGCAGCAACGTTTTGATATCACTATTCACACGGGAGGAGCGCCCCTTCGTGAGTCCTTGCTAGCAAAGGCCAGTGAGCTGGGCGTTCGCATCATTGAAGGTTACGGCCTAACTGAATTAGGCCCAGGAGTGACGATGCTGGGGGAGCCCGTAGGCTGCAAAGTTCGCGTTGATTCCACTGATAGGGGGGACATTGGCGAGATCTTAGTATGCAGCCCATCTCTTGGAACTATGGACCCCAGTCAACAACGATTTAAAGAAGGATATCTTGCCACTGGAGACCTTGGAAAATGGCTGACTAATGGCAAACTGAAAGTAGTTGGTCGCAAAGGCAACTTGATCAAGAATAGCCATGGGAAGTGGATAACTTTAGCCAGCCTGGAAGAAAGAATCATAACTAGGTTCAAGCTCAGAGAGTGTGCAATATTTCGTAAATCCAATGGGTGTTTTCAAGCATCTGTCCTTAAAAAAGATCCTAATGATATCATGAAGGTAAATATGCTCCGCAAACATCTGGAGCAATCGCTCAGCAGCCAGGTGAGCATTCATATCCACCAAAGCCTAGATGAGCTTTTCGTGGAGTCACAGCTTAAAAAAGCAAAGTCCATTCGCGACGCTCTACAAGCTTGGGTTATGAAGGAGTTCTAAAGCTTGGCTCCCGGCAATCCGAACGGCAGCTCATTGATAGAAATCATGGTAAAGAGGATTCCCGATGGATGTTTCAGATCTCAAGAAAAGCATTCGTAACTTTCAAAAGCTCGAAGGCCCGAAGATTACGGCTGACAAGGTGCGTACCCTCTTTGATTCAAACGACTTCAAGACGACTTATGCCGAACTGATGACCGAAGTTCCCAAAGAGCTTCATCGCGATCTGATGGAGTTTGCCGCGGAAGGTATTGATAAGATCACCAATTCTGTAGAGAATGTGGATGACACTGATGAAATACAGTACATGATTGCGATCAACTATATGTTACTGAAATGCGAATGGACTCTAATGAACTGTCAATTAAACTATAAAATCATGGCGACGGGTGAAGATCCGGATCAAATTGATATGTTTAAGGCCTCAATCATTACAGCTCTCCTCGCTCAGGTTGAGCCCTATCTTAACGACCAGGCAACTCAGGAAATTACCACCATATTGAATTCACGAATCCGTGAGATGGTGGAAGCGGCTTAACAGGTCACCCTTCTCAGGGAGGTTCCAATTCTGCCATTGGATTAAACTCAATGCAGGAGGCACTGCTCGACCCGACTTCTGAACCCCTCCGCGCAGAGCTATAAAGCTAGCCCCACGGAAGACATCTCGCGCAAGAGCCATCAGTTCATCAAGGTGAACAAGCATGGTCATACCCGCCGGGACTAAATCCTGATTGTGACTTTCGCTAGAAAAACTCGCTTGAATCGACCTTGGAGTTTGGGTTCTAACTTTTTGATAAAGACTTGATAGAAGTTGGTGCAAGCCCTTTAGATGGTCGTGACCATTCCAAAGATTATCGGCGAGGCCTGTTTCGTTGCCATCCATCATTAAAAGGACCTGACGATCTAAAAGCTCACAGAGCTTGGCAACAATATCGATAGCTAAGTCAGAGCCTGTTGCCAAACCTGATGCATAGAATAGGCCTCCATGCCAAGGGCTATCACCATCATGGGGTATGATCGGGTTGTCCGCTACCGCTAGTGCTTCCGAAACCGCTTTACACTTTGCAAATTCCAAAAGATCGTAGCAATTACCAAGAATTTGAGGGCTACATCGGATGGAATACTTGCTTTGAACCTTTGTTTGCTTGGACTCAATCAGTAGCGTTTCTCGCCAATTCTGAAGTGCCTGGGCGAGCTGAGAAGCGGCAAAGCAATTCCCCTTTAGGTGAGAGTTAATTTCGAACCCAAGGCCTTGAAAGTGTTCCTCGGGGCTGTCTAGGACGAGAGCATTGATGGCTGTAATCTCGGCAGCACGAAACCAGAGCTGCTCGACAATTTGTAGCTGGAGCACCAACCAAGACGCCATCATAGCATTTGTATTGACTAGGCCAATAACATCTCTAGGCCCGCGAATTTCATGGGAAAATAGCGGTACCAAAGCGTGAGCCATCGGAATGAGATCACCACTCGCACCCAGGCTGCCGTATCGTGGCACCAGGGGAAGGCTCTCCTCATTGCTTAATGCAAGCAAATCACTAATAGTTTCAGGGTGAATGCCGGATACTCCACGAGATGCTTTAAAAGCTTGAAGCCTAAGACCAAGTCGAACAACGGGAACCGGTAAAGGCGAACCAACACCAACTTGCAGGTAATGAAGAAGATCACGTTGCCAGAACTCAAACTCTCCCGCGTTCCTCGCATCTTTCACATTGTGGCCATAACTCGTGTGCAAGCCATAACAGGGTTTATCAGTCTGACCTGCAATCCTGACTAATGTCTCGTAACTTGCCAAACAATGAGATAAGCGTTCCTTGCTTATATTGCACGGGAGATCACGTGAAAAATGGCTGATAGATTCAATACAAACATCAGCTTGGCCAAGATCATCAATGTCGAGATAAGCACTCATGATTCTATTTTTCCTCAGTAAACTGGAGTTCCTTGGAACTAATTATAGCACACTTCTTAAGGGTCGCATTCGTAAAGGGTGATTCTACCTATCAAACTTTGTTGTTTCGATCCGAAGGGTTCATCACTAATAACGAAATCAACGAAGGATATTTAATATGAGTTCAACCCTTTCGAAACTACAGCAGGTTGTTTCCAACGAGGCGCCGCAAGGCAATACTGCCCCTGCTCCAGCCGGTGATGCTGATGACCTAGTCGCTAGCCTAGAAGAACAGCTCAATGATTTTTACTCAGACCAGGCATTCGCAGCAGAGCACTTTCCAAATCAGTCCATGCGATCGGTTTTAGAGTGGGCTGTCAGTGCCAAGGAGAAGCTCGCTCAAGCAAAGGCAAGTGGAACTGTTGAAGACTTTTCCTTCGTACCAGGCAACGTGATGAGCAGTCTTCCACAGATGGATCAAGCCACAGCCGATGGCCTCGACTTTGGTCTTGTTGAAGTCGATGATCAGGGCGTTATCAAGATCTACAATCAATACGAATGCCAACTTGCTGGAATACAACCTGGCACAACTATCGGCAAGAACTTTTTCACCGATGTCGCTCCCTGCACCAATAACAAACTTTTCTTGGGACGTTTTAAAAATGGTGTTCAAGCAAACAGCCTAGAAGTGGCATTCAACTACACCTTCACCTATAAAATGAGACCGACTGCGGTCGCCATTGCCATGTACCGGGAGCCAGCTAGCAATCGTAACTTTGTGTTTGTTAAGAAGCGTTAGAAGAAGGCCACTCAAGGCCTTCCCCCCACCCCCTTGTCAGTCCGACCGAACTATTACGGAGAGTCATTAAACTTTGTTAGACTATGTGCTACGTTTTTACTGTCAAATTCGCAAAAATTACTCGCTCTATAATATTGTTTTTATTGATCTTATCAACACATCTCACCTCTTTCGACAGGGCCTCCGATAGGTTATTAGACGACCAGTATGCAACGAGGTAATTTATGCTCACGAGAAGCATGCTAGGGTGCTTGCTGATTAGCATCACCTTAACATCCTGCGGAGTTAAGGCTCATCTCATAGGGGAACTAAATGAGTCTTCACGTCCCGCTACAAACGATGATGATAGCACTCCTGAAGCGACTGCCATCAACGAACCTATAAGTGTTGGAGGCGCCTTTCTCAGCTGTGGTGTTTCTCCTGATGAGGCGTACCAAAAGTATCTGAATGAATCTACAATTGCCGTGGTCGCCTGCCAAATCGCGGAAGACGATGGCCAGGCCATGAGCCTTCCCGAAGGGATTAATATTGATTTTTCCACCTATAATCCCAATGGTGACCTTGTTATGGTTGAGCAGCTCGAACGAATCGAAGACCAGGGGAGCATTTGGATCTTAGCAATGACAACCTTTAGCCGACCCTGGCTAATGCTAGCTAAGCTTGGTAATAACCAGGAGTTTGAAACAGAAATCGACATGGGTGACTATACACCGCCGCAGCAGGCTATCAGCGAACTCGAAGCTGCAAATGCTGATGAGGCTCTGCGCCTTGGTCCAGAGCTACTGATGAACGGTAGCTTCTCAGAGCCACAGGTGATTAACCCTCAATTTACTGATGGATCGACTGGCTGGAGCCACTACGACCCTTCCGTTGTCATCGGCTGGCAGGCTGAGTGGAATAACTCGACATGCAATAACCCAGTCCGAGTTGAAGTCCAAAGAAACAATATCGGCCAGCAGTGGCTAGATTTAGCAGGATCTTGTGCTGTGGGCACAACCCCACCTGCTGGTGGCTCAAACCTCAAGCTAACACAATCGATCGCAACAACAGCTGGAAGCAGTTATAGGCTCAGCTTTCGCTACTTGATGCGCAACTCTAATGCAATCGACTTTCGCATCGAGGTAAACGACGAGGCTTTATTTGATTCCAACGTGAACCAAGTTACCCCCCGTTCGTGGCAGTCTGTCGAGTTAGATTTTGTGGCTCAGACCGATCAAACCACATTTTCTGTGATGGAAATTGGTAGGGACCCTTTATCAGGAACATTGTTTGATTCGATTTCAGTCAAGGAAATTAGCCGAAGACTAATTCCATAACTAGGCCACATGAGGTGGCCTTTAACAACCCTCAATATATGTATGCCGTCACGCCCACAGTATAACCAGATAGATCGATTCCATTGTAGTCTTGAACTCGATATCCAGCAAAAACCCCGAACTGCTGAATGTGATAGACAAGCTTGGCATCAAGCTCATTGATGTTGTAATAATCATTGATGTTGCTACGAATGAAGTCGACTTCAATGCCGAGCTGCTGACCTGGGAAAAGGCTCAGACCAGCTCCATAGGCGAGACCGACGTGACCATCAACGATATGAGCCCCTAAATGCCATTGAAACTCGATCTGTGGGAGTCGAACCCGATTTGAGCTAAGCATCAAACGGGAGCTGTTAAGTGACTCGCCACTCTGATCCTTGATCACATGATGTTGCAAGCCTAGGCTCAGCCGCTTACTAGGACGGATTTCCCCTTGGAACCCAAGGCTTGACTCTCCGCCATGACTTTCCACCACTCCCAAACTTACTTGCGATTGGATACCAACCCCCGAATCACTGCCTAGTTGGTAGCGACCATGAGCCTCACTATAGGGATAGGGAGCCAAGGCAGTGTCATAGGCGTCTTCAGGCCCTATAAATAGCATATAGGCTCCATATCCGACAGCGGCGACTCCATAGAAAAAAAGAGTCGCCGACGCACTATCATCATCGTGGTCATGGTGGTGACCATGATCATGGTGGTGGCTTTCCACAACCACAGTAGTTTGCTTTTTGGGCTGGGATTGGGATCTCTTTTCTGTCTTATCTAGATCCTTTTTAACTGCGCCTATAGATCCAGCGAGGCTCGTGCTCGCGACACATAAACTCATCAGGGCAGCCATTGGTTTCAAAACGTTTGTCATCATCTAAAAGCTCCTTTTTTCTCTCAGTAGGCTAAGAGCAAAAAGGAGGCCGGAGATGATAACGTATTTTCAGACACTTACAAGCAAAGCCAGGCCATTGATCCGCTTCACCTGTGCTCTTTGAGACTCGCATGGCGTCCAGAAAACGCGCTCTCCCTGGCCAATAACGACTTTTTGGCCTCTTAAGACAGACGTTCTAGCTCCTGAATTTGATGATAGATATGAATGAACTTGTCCTTGAGCTGGCGGCTTCGTTGATTGGGCTTTAACTTGTCGTACTGGTTGATAGCTTCTTTTGTCTGCTCACTGAGGCCGCGGTGCTTCCCATGATGTAAGTTTTGCTTTAGAAGCAAGAGATTCTTTTTGAGAGCTTTACTTTCTGGATCTCGGTGTCGCCCCATAAGATTGATCATTTTTTGAACGGCTCGACCCATTTCTTTATTTTGCATAGATTTACCTCTTTCATGTTGTTCACCACGAGAAAGTTCGGAACAAAGAAAGCCATGGTTTAGCAATTTTTAGCGGTGAAGTTGGTACCGCTGAGAACGTCGTAAGCAGGACTAGGAATTTGGGCAATTTATGCTATGATGGGAACCTAATTTGGCCATTTTAAACCTCCCGAAAATAAGCTTATCATCCTCTCCTAAGGTGTTTTATGGACGTCAACAAGCTCTTTGAAACCATGGATCGGATCTTTAACCATAGCCAGGAATCTTTTGGAATAGCGTACATCAAACGAGTGGCCCAAAAGGTTTCAAAAGAACTCGATATCAAGTACGTTCTGATCGGTCGCCCCAAACATGATTCGCCAGATATCATCAAAACGGATATTTGTATTAGCGGGGGTGAACTGCAAGACAATATCGAATACCACCTCGATGGCACTCCTTGTAAGCAAGTCCTCACAGGTCAAAGGGTATGCATTCATCCCAAGAAGGCCGCTGAGCTTTTCCCTGATGATATTCTCCTCGAAAAGATGTCTGTCAAATCCTATGCGGGAGCGCCTATGATTGATTGGGCAGGGCAGATTATGGGCCTTGTTGTATTGCTTGATATAAAGCCTATGAGTGATCCAAGCGTTTTATCGGTATTTACTGAATTCCTAGCTGGCCGGGTCGCAGTTGAATACGAGCGGGAACTCAGTGAAACGACCTTACGGAATATCAATGAACAATTAGCCCTAAAAGTCGATGAGCAAACTCAAAAGCTGAAAATGGAAAAAAAGCGACTTGAATCTGTGAATAGCGAGCTGCAAGTCATTTCAGAAGAGCTGCAACTGAGTAAGAAACGAGAAACCCAAGCCGCTCGCATTAGCGGTATGGCTGAGATGTCGAACCTTACCCTTCACACCATCGGGAATTCGATCAATTCTATCACCATCGAGAATGAAATGTCGGAAGCTATTCAGTTGGACTTTCAGCGGATTGGACAAGCACTGGAAAGCCTTGAAGAAAACTTCGTGCAACTGATGAAGCAAGGTCGCCAAGACGAAGTTCAAGCAGGAATTCGCAAGATTGCTAAGATACAAAGTGATGTGGTCAATCGGATGAGTCTCCATCGATCTCGTATGAGCAACTCAATCGACTTGGTCAAGAAATCTTTGGTCTATCAATCAAGATACTCCAACCAGCAAGAACCTAGCACTCATCAAATAAACCTGGCTTCGATTGTTGATGACGCCTTGAACTCTCTCAAACCTCGACTGGATCAAGCTGGTATCCAAGTGTCGACTGAGCTGCCAGACCATATTTTTGTAGTTGGCGAGGAACACAAATTTTTTCACGCGTTGCTAACATTGCTCAACAATTCTATCGATGCAATTCATGAAGCAAAAAAATCGTCGAAAACGATCCTGAT contains:
- a CDS encoding PAS domain-containing protein, which produces MSSTLSKLQQVVSNEAPQGNTAPAPAGDADDLVASLEEQLNDFYSDQAFAAEHFPNQSMRSVLEWAVSAKEKLAQAKASGTVEDFSFVPGNVMSSLPQMDQATADGLDFGLVEVDDQGVIKIYNQYECQLAGIQPGTTIGKNFFTDVAPCTNNKLFLGRFKNGVQANSLEVAFNYTFTYKMRPTAVAIAMYREPASNRNFVFVKKR
- a CDS encoding aromatic amino acid lyase, with the protein product MSAYLDIDDLGQADVCIESISHFSRDLPCNISKERLSHCLASYETLVRIAGQTDKPCYGLHTSYGHNVKDARNAGEFEFWQRDLLHYLQVGVGSPLPVPVVRLGLRLQAFKASRGVSGIHPETISDLLALSNEESLPLVPRYGSLGASGDLIPMAHALVPLFSHEIRGPRDVIGLVNTNAMMASWLVLQLQIVEQLWFRAAEITAINALVLDSPEEHFQGLGFEINSHLKGNCFAASQLAQALQNWRETLLIESKQTKVQSKYSIRCSPQILGNCYDLLEFAKCKAVSEALAVADNPIIPHDGDSPWHGGLFYASGLATGSDLAIDIVAKLCELLDRQVLLMMDGNETGLADNLWNGHDHLKGLHQLLSSLYQKVRTQTPRSIQASFSSESHNQDLVPAGMTMLVHLDELMALARDVFRGASFIALRGGVQKSGRAVPPALSLIQWQNWNLPEKGDLLSRFHHLTDS
- a CDS encoding GAF domain-containing sensor histidine kinase; the protein is MDVNKLFETMDRIFNHSQESFGIAYIKRVAQKVSKELDIKYVLIGRPKHDSPDIIKTDICISGGELQDNIEYHLDGTPCKQVLTGQRVCIHPKKAAELFPDDILLEKMSVKSYAGAPMIDWAGQIMGLVVLLDIKPMSDPSVLSVFTEFLAGRVAVEYERELSETTLRNINEQLALKVDEQTQKLKMEKKRLESVNSELQVISEELQLSKKRETQAARISGMAEMSNLTLHTIGNSINSITIENEMSEAIQLDFQRIGQALESLEENFVQLMKQGRQDEVQAGIRKIAKIQSDVVNRMSLHRSRMSNSIDLVKKSLVYQSRYSNQQEPSTHQINLASIVDDALNSLKPRLDQAGIQVSTELPDHIFVVGEEHKFFHALLTLLNNSIDAIHEAKKSSKTILIQLSEDSQWTYINIVDSGLGIADENIDKIFNFGFTTKDHGTGVGLHDVSTYISQIGGKVTLKNIGRDQGAIASLILPKVHGLNVMEGQAGSG
- a CDS encoding AMP-binding protein, translated to MNRQFIENFRSRLKERSEPTIQWIAGGEENVLSASALWNVSLRRRHDWRSQGVPAGALIACTGSSHERIIDFFAALNGGFALAFTENLDPEGLASLHRLSKRQIWINSNGQLQGTTHSEVSLDSASIERIWLQTSGTSGTKKWVGYNDHGILHQLQSHEGFFSEQRGALRLSLLPNTHAFGLILDQLLGLWIGQSLFLLAHKSLGIRNLYQFMSIGQEFVSAMVPRQLEIFLHSLEAQQQRFDITIHTGGAPLRESLLAKASELGVRIIEGYGLTELGPGVTMLGEPVGCKVRVDSTDRGDIGEILVCSPSLGTMDPSQQRFKEGYLATGDLGKWLTNGKLKVVGRKGNLIKNSHGKWITLASLEERIITRFKLRECAIFRKSNGCFQASVLKKDPNDIMKVNMLRKHLEQSLSSQVSIHIHQSLDELFVESQLKKAKSIRDALQAWVMKEF